The genomic stretch CCGGCTTTACTTTTAGATCAAGGATCAACCCCGGCATTGGGGCTTTTATTTCCTTAAGAGACCGGGAAGCCAGATTGGTCATCCCCATTTGTTCCAGAAGCAGATCAAACCTATCCTTGATTTGCAAGGTTGTAGTTTTATGGCCCAGCCTTATTTGAAGTGTTTTTGTTTCTTTATCAATAGATACCAGTTCTGCCTCCAGAGATTTATTTTCATGGATAAGATGGATCTTACGATCTGAAATCCATCGAAGGTCCCAGTTGATTGGTTTGCTGTCCACTTGGATGGTATCATCGGTTTTTTCTACCGAATAGGATTTGTCTTGGATGGTAACTGTAAACATTCGTGTTAATTTGATGCCCAATATACAATTTCAAATAAAACCAATTCTTTTTCATTTGTATTTACTATGAATCAATTGTCAACAAAAAAGCTGCATCACAAGAAGTACTGTATGGCAATTCCAGCCATTTTTTTATTGCTAACTATAGCAGCATGCAAGACAGGACAGGTTCCGGATCAGGAGAGAAATGAAATGCCAGTCAATGAAGTGGCCCTAAACGCAGACGGGGCAGATAGTGTCACTTACCAAGGGTTGGTCTCCAAGAAGGAAGCAGCCATAAAAAATTACAATCCTACTGCCAGGCGGGATTTTGATGTGCTGCACACAGCGCTGGACCTGTCGTTTGATTACAGCCGGCAGGCTGTCATTGGCAAGGCAGAGTTGACTATTATCCCATATTTCTATCCTGCGGAAGTGCTCGTGTTGGATGCACAGGATTTTGAGTTTAATGGGATATTTTTCACCCAGAATGGATCTAAGGAACCCATAGCCTATACCTATGATGAGCAGCAGCTCAGGCTTCAGCTGCCCAGGCTACTGACTAGAAAGGATACCTTCCGGATTAGCCTTGATTACGTCGCCTTTCCGGAGCGAAATTCGGGAGGGGGGAGTGCAGCTATTTCGGATACAAAAGGGCTTTATTTCATAGATCCACTAGATACTGTCCCAGATAAACCAAGGATGATATGGACACAGGGAGAGACCGCGCACAATTCCAAATGGTTTCCCACCATAGATGCCCCAAATGAGAAATTCACCCAGTTGGTCAAGTTGACGCTGCCAGATACCTTGGTGTCGATAGGTAATGGGGAGCTGGTGAGGCAGGAAATGCTTGAAGACGGGATGCGGAAGGATCATTGGGAGATGAAGCTCCCTCATTCGGCTTATTTGGCTGCATTTGCCATTGGCGATTTTGGGAAAGTGGAAGCTGATTGGGAGGGGGTTCCTTTAGGCTACTATGTGGAAAAAGGGTATGAGAAAGGAGCAGAGAAAGTATTTAAAAACACGCCGGAGATGATAGGTTTCTTTTCGGAAACACTCGGTGTGAGGTACCCCTGGCCAAAGTATGATCAGGTAGTGGTCAGGGACTTTGTGTCCGGGGCGATGGAAAATACCACAGTTTCTATATTCATGGAGGAACTGCGTCTCAGCGAGCGGGAGGCAATCGATTCGGAATGGGATTACATCATAGCCCATGAGCTTTTCCATCAGTGGTTTGGAGACTATGTGACCAACGAGTCCTGGTCCAATCTCACCTTGAATGAAGCATTTGCAAACTACAGTGAGTTTCTGTGGAATGAATATAAGTATGGGGAAGATGAAGCAAAACTGAAGCTGGTTGTCGAGATGGAAAACTACTTTTCTGAAGCTGAGACTAAACAAGTGGATCTGATCCGCTTTGACTATGATGATGCTGAGGATATGTTTGATTCGCACAGCTACTCCAAAGGCGGTGTTATCTTGCATATGCTTAGGGAGCATCTGGGGAAGGAGGCGTTTTACTCGGCCCTGCAGCATTATTTGCAGACAAACGCTTTTTCTACAGTAGAAGTACATGATCTCCGTATGGCTTTTGAGCGGGTGAGTGGGGAGGATTTAAACTGGTTTTTCAATCAGTGGTTTCTAGCTAAAGGGCATCCGGAGCTTTATTTCGAGGTAGATTATTCTGACCGGAAAAACATCCTGATCTCGGTATCCCAGCGCCAGGATTTGACAGAAACGCCCCTTTATCAGCTGCCTCTTCAGGTCAGTTGGTATGAAGAAGAGCAAAGAAAAGTCAGGGAATTTATGATCACCAAGGCATCCCAGGAGTTTGTGCTGAGCAGTGATACGCCTATTCCCCTGGTTTTGATAGATGAGGAGAAAAATTTACTTGCCAAGAAATATATCAAAATGGATGCTGGGCAAATGGTACAGCAGTTCAGATCTTCAGAATCAGGTATAGCCAGATATGAAGCACTGGATAGCCTTGCGGTTTGGGGAGCTGAGGAAGAATTAACGACGATCCTTCCAGAGGCCTTGAAAGACGGGTTTTGGGCAATCCGGGAATCTGCATTGACTGTATTACAGGGATCCTCGGATTGGCTGGAGGAAACCCCTGAGTTATCAGCAAAAGTAATAATGATGGCGACTCATGATGAAAGGAATTCAGTCAGGGCTGGAGCAATAGATGTGCTTTCTGCATACTCTCCTGAGGCGTATTTCCAGGAGTTTATGACACTGGCAAATGATTCCTCATATTTGGTTGCGGGCTCTGCGCTGATGGCTTTAGTGAATAGTAAATCGCAGACAGTGGCATTGTCTTCGGCGATAGAAAGTTATGCCGGAGAGAGCAATTATAGGATGGTGATCCCGGTAGCAGATTATTACATTTCTAATGCAGTGGCCGGCAAAGGGGGCTGGTTTATGGATAAGGCACAAGCCATATCTGCAGAAGGCATGTATTATTTTTTAGGTTATTTCGGGGAATATTTTAGCCGTTATCCAGAAGAGGGGGAGAAAGAAGCGGTGAAATATTTGTTGGAAATAATGCAGAATGATAGCAAAAGCTTCCTAAGGTTGGGGGCTTTTCAGGCTTTGTTGGGTTTTTCAGACAATGCGGAGACCTTGAAGAAAATAAGTGATGTGGCCGGCTTGGAAAAGGACAAAGAGCTGTTAGTGTATTACAATTACTTTTTAGAATCCTTGGGAGATGAAAATTAATCTATTGATTTAGAAATGGTTGGGATTAAATGCGTCAAAATTTCATCAAATTTGAAATACATGTTTTGAATCTTTAATAAAAGCCTATAATTTTGCCATCCGTTACGATAGAAAAGCCCGAGAAAAAGGCAGCAAACGTAGCGCTAGTTGGGGGAATACCAAAGCGGCCAACTGGGACGGACTGTAAATCCGTTGACTTATGTCTTCACAGGTTCGAATCCTGTTTCCCCCACACCATTGCCGGAATGCGAAATTTTTTTTCTAATTTTGCTGGGCGAAAAAAATCCGAGATAGTTCGGATTAAATGGAAGTAACTCTCCATAGTATTGTACCAAATTAGTAATACTAAGGGCAGAGTGTCACAAAGATTACAAGCGGGAGTAGCTCAGTTGGTAGAGCGGCAGCCTTCCAAGCTGCAGGTCGCGGGTTCGAGCCTCGTCTCCCGCTCTATGTTTTTCCGGGGATTTTCCCCGGGGAAGCATAAGAGTCTAAGCCGACGTAGCTCAGGGGTAGAGTACTTCCTTGGTAA from Algoriphagus sp. NG3 encodes the following:
- a CDS encoding acetyl-CoA carboxylase biotin carboxyl carrier protein subunit; the encoded protein is MFTVTIQDKSYSVEKTDDTIQVDSKPINWDLRWISDRKIHLIHENKSLEAELVSIDKETKTLQIRLGHKTTTLQIKDRFDLLLEQMGMTNLASRSLKEIKAPMPGLILDLKVKPGDEVKKGDVVLVLEAMKMENIIKSPGEGVVKAVKVSLSQSVEKNQVLIQF
- a CDS encoding M1 family metallopeptidase, with product MAIPAIFLLLTIAACKTGQVPDQERNEMPVNEVALNADGADSVTYQGLVSKKEAAIKNYNPTARRDFDVLHTALDLSFDYSRQAVIGKAELTIIPYFYPAEVLVLDAQDFEFNGIFFTQNGSKEPIAYTYDEQQLRLQLPRLLTRKDTFRISLDYVAFPERNSGGGSAAISDTKGLYFIDPLDTVPDKPRMIWTQGETAHNSKWFPTIDAPNEKFTQLVKLTLPDTLVSIGNGELVRQEMLEDGMRKDHWEMKLPHSAYLAAFAIGDFGKVEADWEGVPLGYYVEKGYEKGAEKVFKNTPEMIGFFSETLGVRYPWPKYDQVVVRDFVSGAMENTTVSIFMEELRLSEREAIDSEWDYIIAHELFHQWFGDYVTNESWSNLTLNEAFANYSEFLWNEYKYGEDEAKLKLVVEMENYFSEAETKQVDLIRFDYDDAEDMFDSHSYSKGGVILHMLREHLGKEAFYSALQHYLQTNAFSTVEVHDLRMAFERVSGEDLNWFFNQWFLAKGHPELYFEVDYSDRKNILISVSQRQDLTETPLYQLPLQVSWYEEEQRKVREFMITKASQEFVLSSDTPIPLVLIDEEKNLLAKKYIKMDAGQMVQQFRSSESGIARYEALDSLAVWGAEEELTTILPEALKDGFWAIRESALTVLQGSSDWLEETPELSAKVIMMATHDERNSVRAGAIDVLSAYSPEAYFQEFMTLANDSSYLVAGSALMALVNSKSQTVALSSAIESYAGESNYRMVIPVADYYISNAVAGKGGWFMDKAQAISAEGMYYFLGYFGEYFSRYPEEGEKEAVKYLLEIMQNDSKSFLRLGAFQALLGFSDNAETLKKISDVAGLEKDKELLVYYNYFLESLGDEN